One part of the Dyadobacter sp. CECT 9275 genome encodes these proteins:
- a CDS encoding helix-turn-helix domain-containing protein, translating into MTAQTAFTLINPLTKALAFKIFSFEDDSYFSKQKNYNYYSMILVTKGSGKLRADFSEYEFKENSLMCFSIYQPFMIKSEGEFTGLLINFHPDFFCIHKHQHEVACNGVLFNNIYQSPLVQLQEQELILLSTLVDQLRTEMQNVAIAQYELIVSYLKIFLINASRIKLNAHLLYEFKNKKEPFILKTLKDAIEEYYKSKHSPSDYANLLNISTKALNRISKSHFNKTLSNLIAERIVIEAKRELYLTAKPVKKIAYELGFNDEFYFSRFFKSNAEVSPQIYRETVGFARTDA; encoded by the coding sequence TTGACAGCTCAAACCGCATTTACGTTAATTAATCCTCTAACAAAGGCCCTGGCCTTTAAGATTTTTTCTTTTGAAGACGATTCTTACTTCAGCAAACAGAAGAACTACAATTATTATTCAATGATCCTTGTTACCAAGGGAAGCGGCAAGTTACGTGCCGATTTTTCGGAGTATGAATTTAAGGAAAACAGCTTGATGTGCTTTTCGATCTACCAACCATTTATGATTAAGTCAGAGGGAGAATTTACGGGGCTGTTAATTAACTTCCACCCGGATTTTTTCTGTATTCACAAGCACCAACATGAAGTGGCTTGCAATGGGGTGCTTTTTAATAATATCTATCAATCTCCGCTTGTTCAGCTTCAGGAGCAGGAGTTGATTCTGCTTTCTACACTTGTCGATCAGCTTAGGACAGAAATGCAAAATGTAGCAATCGCCCAATATGAGCTGATAGTTTCCTATTTAAAAATTTTCCTGATCAATGCTTCCAGGATAAAGCTGAACGCCCATTTACTTTATGAGTTTAAAAACAAAAAAGAGCCCTTTATACTTAAGACGCTCAAGGATGCCATTGAGGAATATTATAAGAGCAAGCATAGCCCAAGTGATTATGCCAATTTGCTAAATATCTCAACGAAAGCCCTTAATCGCATCAGCAAGAGTCACTTCAATAAGACATTAAGCAACCTAATTGCTGAGCGGATCGTAATTGAGGCCAAACGTGAACTGTACTTAACCGCCAAACCGGTAAAAAAAATCGCTTATGAACTGGGTTTTAACGATGAGTTTTATTTCAGCCGTTTTTTTAAAAGCAATGCCGAGGTATCACCGCAAATATACCGTGAAACGGTTGGTTTTGCAAGGACTGATGCATAG
- a CDS encoding nuclear transport factor 2 family protein has translation METALQKVQLAEDAWNSRDPERVCLAYTIDTEWRNRAEFVNGREEVKAFLTRKWEKELDYKLKKELWGFRENRMAVRFEYEWRDHSGQWYRSYGNELWEFDKNGLMRKRYASINDLEITADSRQLL, from the coding sequence ATGGAGACTGCCTTGCAAAAGGTTCAGCTTGCAGAAGATGCCTGGAACAGCCGTGATCCGGAGCGGGTTTGCCTGGCCTATACCATCGACACCGAATGGCGTAACCGCGCTGAGTTTGTTAACGGTCGCGAAGAAGTGAAGGCTTTTTTAACCCGGAAATGGGAAAAAGAACTTGATTATAAGCTAAAGAAAGAGCTGTGGGGATTTCGTGAGAACCGAATGGCGGTACGTTTTGAATACGAATGGCGTGACCACAGCGGACAGTGGTACCGCAGCTACGGTAATGAGCTCTGGGAATTCGATAAGAACGGCTTGATGCGTAAGCGTTACGCCAGTATTAATGACCTTGAGATCACTGCTGATAGCAGGCAACTATTATAA
- a CDS encoding IS30 family transposase, translated as MQKFNHLSPEQRYQIEILNKAGTKQVEIARLIGVHKSTVSRELKRNTGKRGPHAKVYSAKIAIDRTHERHRLKRKKIRFTEALKEQARMWLEQDKLSPELIAAQWEKQEQQGVSHETIYDWIWKAKKSRHSSLIQDRGLYKHLRHGKRKQKRGNYRQNRGVIKERVPIDQRPEIVQNRERLGDIEVDLMMGKNHQSALLVMTDRATLITTMDFLPSKEAELVKAKIEQRIEWIGPSWIKTCTFDNDMAFALHHEIRDKYGIKTFFTRPYTSQDKGTVENRIGLIRAFLPKGTDLNEITDQTIAEIEQKINNRPIRKFNYLTPKEKLLSYKPVALIT; from the coding sequence ATGCAGAAATTCAATCATCTCAGCCCAGAACAAAGGTACCAAATCGAAATTTTAAACAAAGCCGGAACCAAGCAAGTGGAGATAGCCAGGCTCATTGGGGTCCATAAAAGCACCGTGAGCAGAGAACTCAAGCGGAATACCGGAAAGCGAGGACCTCATGCCAAAGTATATTCAGCCAAGATTGCTATAGATCGGACTCATGAACGCCATCGCCTCAAGCGAAAGAAAATCCGATTCACTGAAGCCCTGAAAGAACAAGCCAGAATGTGGCTGGAACAGGACAAACTCAGCCCGGAACTCATCGCTGCCCAATGGGAAAAACAAGAACAGCAAGGCGTATCCCATGAGACCATTTATGACTGGATTTGGAAAGCCAAGAAAAGCCGCCATTCGAGTTTGATTCAGGACAGAGGCCTGTACAAACATCTCAGACACGGCAAACGAAAACAAAAAAGAGGCAATTACAGGCAAAATAGAGGCGTTATCAAAGAACGTGTACCGATCGACCAAAGACCTGAAATCGTTCAAAACAGGGAACGATTAGGGGATATAGAAGTAGATTTGATGATGGGTAAAAACCACCAATCTGCCTTACTAGTCATGACAGATAGAGCTACTCTAATCACGACAATGGACTTCCTCCCTTCAAAAGAAGCAGAGCTTGTCAAGGCCAAAATCGAACAGCGCATTGAGTGGATCGGACCCAGCTGGATCAAAACCTGCACATTCGACAACGATATGGCTTTCGCCTTGCACCATGAAATAAGAGACAAATATGGAATCAAAACCTTCTTCACCAGACCCTATACTTCTCAAGACAAAGGAACAGTAGAAAACCGAATAGGACTCATCAGAGCATTCCTTCCTAAAGGAACTGACTTAAATGAAATCACCGATCAAACCATCGCAGAAATAGAACAAAAAATCAACAACAGGCCTATTAGAAAATTCAACTACCTAACTCCTAAAGAGAAATTATTATCTTACAAACCCGTTGCACTTATTACTTGA